The genomic interval TCGGTGGCGAGTACGCCGACCGTGCGGCTGCGCGATGCGGCGGCCGCCGGCTTCAGGCCGGGCTCGACGCCGACGATGGGCATGTCGGGATAGCGCTCGCGCAGCAGGGCGATCGCGGCGATCGTGGCCGTATTGCAGGCGACGACGATGGCTTTGGCACCGCGCTCGACGAGGAAGCCGCCGATCGCGAGCACCCGCTCGGCCAGCACCGGTTCGGTCTTGGCGCCGTAGGGTGCGAAGGCCGAGTCGGCGAAATACATCAGGTGTTCGTGCGGCAGCTGCGCGCGGATGTGGCGCAGGACCGACAGGCCGCCGACGCCGGAATCGAAGATGCCGATGGGGGCGTCGGGGGAAGTAGTTGGCGTGGTCATGGTGAGCGCGGGGGCGTGCCGCGGATCGAGACCCGCAGCGCGCACCAATCGTGTCTTAGGCGACGTTGACCGGAATGCCCTTGAGCGATTCGATCCTGGCCGACCATTCCTTCGGACCGGTGTTGTGCACCGATGTACCGTTGGAATCGACCGCCACCGTCACCGGCATGTCGGCCACTTCGAACTCGTAGATCGCTTCCATGCCCAGGTCCTCGAAGCCGACCACTTTCGCCGACTTGATTGCCTTCGAGACCAGGTAGGCCGAGCCGCCGACCGCCATCAGGTAGGCCGACTTGTGCTTCTGGATCGCCTCGATCGCGGTCGGACCGCGCTCGGCCTTGCCGATCATCGAGATCAGGCCGGTCTTTTCCAGCATCATCTCGGTGAACTTGTCCATGCGGGTCGCGGTCGTCGGGCCGGCCGGGCCCACGACTTCATCGCCCACCGGGTCGACCGGGCCGACGTAATAGATCACGCGGTTGGTGAAGTCCACCGGCAGCGATTCGCCTTTGGCCAGCATGTCCTGGATGCGCTTGTGGGCGGCATCGCGGCCGGTCAGCATTTTGCCGTTCAGCAGCAAGGTCTGGCCCGGCGTCCAGGAAGCGACTTCTTCCTTGGTCAGCGTGTTCAGGTCGACGCGCTTCGATTTCTGGGTATCCGGGGTCCACTGCACGTCGGGCCAGGTCGACAGCGCCGGCGGTTCGATGTACGAGGGGCCCGAGCCGTCCAGCACGAAGTGGGCGTGGCGGGTCGCGGCGCAGTTCGGGATCATGGCGACCGGCTTCGACGCGGCGTGGGTCGGGTACATGTTGATCTTCACGTCCAGCACGGTGGTCAGGCCGCCCAGGCCCTGGGCGCCGATGCCGAGTGCATTGATCTTGTCGCACAGTTCGATACGCAGTTCTTCCAGCTTGTTCTGCGGGCCGCGCTGCTTGAGCTCGTACATGTCGATGTCTTCCATCAGCGACTCTTTGGCCATCAGCATCGCCTTTTCGGCCGAGCCGCCGATGCCGATGCCGAGCATGCCCGGCGGGCACCAGCCGGCGCCCATCAGGGGCACGGTCTTCATGACCCAGTCGACCAGGGAGTCGGACGGGTTGAGCATCACGAACTTGGTCTTGTTTTCCGAGCCGCCACCCTTGGCCGCGACTTTCACGTCGACGGTGTTGCCCTCAACCAGTTCCATGTGGACGACGGCCGGGGTGTTGTCTTTCGTATTCTTGCGCTCGAAGTGAGGGTCGGCCACGATCGAGGCGCGCAGCTTGTTGTCGGCGAAATTGTATGCACGGCGCACGCCTTCGTTGACGGCGTCGGTGACGGTGCCGGAAAAACCTTCGAAGCGCACGCCCATGCCGACCTTCAGGAATACGTTGACGATGCCGGTGTCCTGGCAGATCGGACGCTTGCCCTCGGCGCACATGCGCGAGTTGGTCAGGATCTGGGCGATGGCATCCTTGGCCGCCGGGCTTTGCTCGGCCTCGTAGGCACGCGCCAAGTGCTGGATGTAATCGGCCGGGTGGTAGTAGCTGATGTACTGGAGAGCGGCGGCGACCGATTCGATCAGGTCGTCCTGTTTGATGACAGTCATGAAAATTCTCGGAGTAGGTGAACGGTGTTAGTGAGGCTTGGTCTGATTGTGAGTGGAGGTCACGATGCGGTCGGTATAGGCAATGGCCAGGGCCGAGAGCAGGAACACGCTATGGATAACGGTCTGCGCGACCAAAACTTTTGTCTCGTAGGCGCCCGCGTTGATGAAGGTTTTCAGCAAGTGGATCGAGGAAATGCCGACAATCGCCATAGCCAGCTTGGTTTTCAGCACGGAAGCATTCACGTGCGACAGCCACTCGGGCTGGTCCGGATGGCCGTCCAGGTTCATGCGCGACACAAAGGTCTCGTAGCCGCCGACGATCACCATGATGAGCAGGTTGGAAATCATGACCACGTCGATCAGGCCCAGCACGACCAGCATGATGGTGGTTTCGGTCAGTTTCTTTGGACGCTCCGAGCCCGGAACGGTGACGACATCCAGGATGTGATTGAGCGAATCGACGTTGCCCATGGCGGCGCCGATCAAGTCCTTCAGTTCGACCCAGAAATGGAACACGTACACGCACTGCGCCAGGATCAGGCCCAGGTAGAGCGGCAGCTGCAGCCAGCGGCTGGCGAAAATGAAGCGGTTCAGGGGAGTAAGTTGCTGCGGGGTGCGGCCAGGGTGTTGTTGCGACATCGGATACGACTCCAGGATTTCGACAAAAGACAGCCCATCATTTTACACCTCTCGCGCCGCCTTGCAGACCACCTCGTTGGAGAGCCCCGCTCCCTGGCAAGCTTGGTAAAATCGCACGCATAGGGAAGCGCGTGCCACGATGTGCCGTAAGGGCTCAGTAAGGCTCCGCGCCTAAGGTGTCTGGCAAAACTACTACGATGGAGACTAGCATGGCCGAGCAAGAGACCAACCAGGAAAACCATGGCTTGCAGGAGAACCGCGTGTTCCCGCCGCCGGCCGCGTTCGCGGCGAGTGCCGCCATCTCCGGCATGGACGCTTACGACAAGCTGTGCCAGGAAGCGGCCAGCGACTACGAAGGTTTCTGGAGCCGCCTGGCGAAAGAACACCTCGACTGGCACAAGCCCTTCACCCAGACCCTCGACGAATCGAACGTGCCATTCTATAAATGGTTCGCCGACGGCCAGCTGAACGCGTCCTACAACTGCCTCGACCGCAATCTGCAGAACGGCAACGCGGACAAGACCGCGATCATCTTCGAGGCCGACGACGGCACCGTCACCCGCGCCAGCTACCGCGAACTGCACGAGCGTGTCTGCAAGTTCGCCAACGGCCTCAAATCGCGCGGCATCAAGAAGGGCGACCGCGTCATCATCTACATGTCGATGTCGATCGAAGGCGTCGCCGCGATGCAGGCCTGCGCCCGCATCGGCGCTACCCACTCGGTCGTGTTCGGCGGCTTCTCGGCCAAGTCCTTGCAGGAACGCATCATCGACGCCGGCGCCGTCGCCGTCATCACGGCCGACGAGCAGCAGCGTGGCGGCAAGGCACTGCCCCTGAAAGCCATCGTCGACGAAGCGCTCGCCATGGGTGGCTGCGACACCATCCAGAACGTCATCGTCTACCAGCGGACAAAAGGCAACATCGCCTGGACCGAGGGCCGCGACCTCTGGCTGCACGACCTGGTCGAAGGCCAGCCTGCCGAATGCGAACCGGAATGGGTCGACGCCGAGCATCCGCTGTTCATCCTCTACACCTCGGGCTCGACCGGTACGCCGAAGGGCGTCCAGCACTCGACCGGTGGCTACCTGCTGTGGGCCGCGCTGACGATGAAGTGGACCTTCGATCTCAAACCCGACGATGTGTTCTGGTGCACGGCCGACATCGGCTGGGTGACCGGCCACACCTACATCGCCTACGGTCCGCTGGCCGTCGGGGGCACGCAAATCGTGTTCGAGGGCATCCCGACCTACCCGAACGCGGGCCGCTTCTGGGACACCATCGCCAAGCACAAGGTTTCGATCTTCTACACGGCGCCGACCGCGATCCGTTCGCTGATCAAGGCTTCCGACGTCAACCCGGACGTCCACCCGAAGAACTACGACCTGTCCTCGCTGCGCCTGCTGGGCTCGGTGGGCGAGCCGATCAATCCGGAAGCCTGGATGTGGTACTACAAGAACGTCGGCCAGGAGCGTTGCCCGATCGTCGACACCTTCTGGCAGACGGAAACGGGCGGCCACATGATCACGCCGCTGCCGGGTGCCACGCCGATGGTGCCGGGCTCGTGCACGCTGCCGCTGCCGGGCATCATGGCGGCGATCGTCGACGAATCCGGTGCCGACGTGCCGAACGGGCAGGGCGGCATCCTGGTAGTGAAACGTCCGTGGCCGTCGATGATCCGCACGATCTGGAACAACCCGGAACGCTTCCGCACCAGCTACTTCCCAGAAGAACTCGGCGGCAAGTACTACCTGGCCGGCGACGGCGCGATCCGCCACAAGGATACCGGCAACTTCACCATCACCGGCCGCATCGACGACGTGCTGAACGTGTCGGGGCACCGCATGGGCACGATGGAGATCGAGTCGGCCCTGGTGGCGAACCCGAACGTGGCCGAAGCGGCCGTGGTCGGCAAACCCGACGACACCACGGGCGAGGCAATTTGCGCCTTCGTGGTGCTGAAAGGCGCACGCCCGACCGGGGAAGAGGCGAAGAAGCTGGCGCAGGAACTGCGCAACTGGGTCGGCAAGGAGATCGGACCGATCGCCAAGCCGAAGGAAATCCGTTTCGGCGACAACCTGCCGAAGACGCGCTCAGGCAAGATCATGCGCCGCCTGCTGCGCGTGCTGGCCAAGGGCGAAACCATCACCCAGGACGTGTCGACGCTGGAAAATCCGGCCATCCTCGAGCAGCTCAAGGAATCGGCCTAAGGTCTTGACGAAGGGGTGCGGCCCTGCGCACTGCAGGGGCCGCTGCCGGCGCGCCTGCCTTCAGCACCGTGGTCGCCGGCGCTTCAGCTGCCGGTGCATCGCTTGTCCGCGCTGCGGCCCGCCGCTGCCTGCGCTAGCGCCAGGTCGTCGCTTGACGCGCCGAGGTGTCAGCTTGCAGGGCGTCACCTCAGGACAGTTTCTCCGCCACCTCTTTCAAGCCTGCCTCAGGCAGGAATCCATCGGAAATCGTCAGCACCGAGAACAGGTTCTTCCTGAGCTCGTCCAGCTCGACGGGTCCTGGCTTGAGCGCTGTCTGCAGCAAGTGAATCGCCATGTCGGCCAGCAGCAGCCGCTGTTTCTCCGGCCACGCAGCGTCGCCGCGCGTGGCGCCATGGGCCAGGCAGCTCGCTTCGACCTCGCGGTGGATGCCCCATGCCGCGCGTATGAGTTCAGTTCGTTTCGCATCGTCCATGCGTGCAGTGTACCCGAGCGGACAAGCACTCCCGCCCCGTCGGGGAGCAGCATACGAGGCGCGCCATGGCAAGCATGATGTGCCGGACGGGCACTGTGTTGTTTAGCTGCCTCATCTTTTTCGCGGCCCGGATCGATCCCTGTAAAGATGGGCCATCCGCCTGCCGTGCCGTTCAGGCATCACGTCCGTTCCGCGCCTCTGTGGAATTTAGGACGATCGTGTTTTTTTCAGGCCGCGCCATTTCGCATGCTGGAGCGTTTCTTCGCATGCTGAAGTACCCGGAATGCGTGGAACGTGTGCTCCTTGAATGCGTTTGCGCGCCGCCGTAACCTGACTCAGCCGGCAAAAACAAACCCAACAACAACGGAGATACGATGAACAAGCAGATCATGAAATGGATCGGCGCGGCCCTGCTCGCCCTCTCAATCCTGCCAGGTTCGGCGACGGCTGCCGGCTACACCCAGACCAAATACCCCATCGTGCTGGTGCACGGCTTCCTCGGCTGGGATTCCATCGGGCCCTACGACTACTGGTTCGGCATCACCGACGCGCTGCGGCGCGACGGCGCCCAGGTCCATGTAGCGCAGGTCACCGCCGCCAACAGCACCGAGGTGCGCGGGGAGCAGCTGCTCGCCTACATCAAGCAGGTATTGGCCGCGACCGGTGCCAAGCAGGTCAACCTGATCGGCCACAGCCACGGCGGTCCGACCGTGCGCTATGTCGCCTCGGTGGCCCCGCAGCTGGTTGCCTCGGTGACGAGCGTGGGCGGCGTGCATAAAGGCGCGCCGATGGCCGACATCCTGCGCGGCGTGGCGGCGCCCGGCTCGTTCTCGGAGGCGGTGCTCTCGTCGATGGTCAATGGCGTCGCGCAGACGATCGCCTTCCTCTCGGGCGACCGTACAAAGCAGATGTCGGTGGCGGCGCTCAATTCGATGACGACCTCCGGCGCGGCGGCTTTCAACTCCCGCCACCCGGCCGGCGTGCCGCGCAGCGCCTGCGGGGAGGGGGACTACCGGGTCAATAACGTGTATTACTTCTCCTGGAGCGGCGCACGTTCCCTCACCAACGTGCTCGATCCGCTCGACGCTTCGCTCGGCCTGATGTCGCTGGCCTTCCGTGGCGACAAGAACGACGGCCTGGTCGGCAGCTGCTCGAGCCGCCTTGGCCACGTCATCCGCGACGACTACGGCATGAACCACATGGATGAAGTCAACCAGGTGGCCGGCCTCGTCAACCTGTTCGAGACCAATCCGAAGACGGTCTACCGCCAGCACGCCAACCGCCTGCGTGACATGGGGCTGTGAGCATGAGGGGCAAACTCCTGTTTGCCCTGGGCGCGGCGGCCCTGGTGGCCGCCGCCCTGGTGGTCGGGCCTTCGGTGCAGGAGCAGCCGGTTGTCGCCGCGGCCCCTGTGGCGCCGGCATCCGCCGCCAGGCCCTTCGTGCGCTCGCTCGAAGGCACCCAGACCGACGGCGGAGCCCTGGTCGGCCCGGGCGAAACCCTGGTCGCGAACGAGGATCTCGTCGAGCTCTTCGACTATTACCTGAGTGCGCTTGGCGAGAAGAACCTCGAACAGGTGCGCGCCGAGATCGAACGCGAGCTCGACCGGCGACTGCGTCCACCAGCCTCGGATTCGGCCAAGCGCCTGCTGGCGCGCTATCTCGACTACAAGCATGCGCTGGTGGCGCTGGAGGCGGACAAGCGTCTCGTCGGCGGCGACGTCACGGCGATCCGCAAGCGCCTGGTCGCCATGCGCCAGCTGCGCGCACGCTACTTCAGTGCAGAGGAGAGCGGCGCCATGTTCGGCCGCGAGGATGCCGAGCAGGCCGATGCGCTGGCCCGGCTGGAAGTCCGCCAGGACACGCGCCTGACGCCCGAGCAGAAGGGAGAACGGCTGGCCGCGCTCGACGCCGCGCTGCCGCCGGAGGTGCGGGCCGCGCGCGAGGAACCGCTCAAACTTGCGCACCTGCAGGAATCCGTGGACAGGCTGCGTGCGGGCGGTGCGAACGACGACGAGGTCTTCCGGATGCGCGCCGCCGCGCTCAACCCCGAGGCGGCGGCGCGGCTGGCGGCGCTGGACCAGGAAGAGGCGCAGTGGCGCGGCAGGATTGCGGCCTACCTGAACGCACGCCGCGGCGTGCAGGAAGGGCCGGCGCTCGACGCCCTGCGCAATCGCCTGTTCACGCTTGACGAGCAGCGCAGGTTGCCGGCGTACGAGGAGGGATTGCGCTAGCGCAGGTGGCGCTGCGATCGTGGCGGGGGAACGGCGGCCCGCCGTTCTCCCGCGCGAACCTGGAGCAGCGCAAGGTGCCGCGCAAAGCCGCAGCGACGACATCGATCCCTGCCGTGCGTGCGCCGCGCCTGGTTATACTTGAACGCATGAGCCGGATCCGCCGACATCTGCTGACTGCATGGATCGCCTTGCTGGCGATGCTGTTTGGCGCGCTTGCACCAGGCCTGTCGCATGCCGTCGGGCGCGCGGGGCGCCATCGCTGCCGGCACAGTCCGCGTCCGCCCTGCCGCTGCAGCCTGGCGCGCAATCCTTCGGCTTCCCGATTTGCAGTGCTGCCGGGCACGCTGCGCCCGTGCAGGCCGGCGGCGACGATGTCGATCCCGGCAAGGGCGCCTTCACGCACTGTCCGTATTGCGCGGACCACCATCACGCGCCCGCTCTGTTGCCGCAAAGCGCAGGCGGGTTGCTTCCCCTTGGCAGCGCCAGCCACCCACCGCTGTTTTACACGGCGCCCGAGCCGCTGTTTCATTGGGCCGCGCCCCTGTCGCGCGCGCCGCCTTTCTCTTCCTGAGCTCGTCTACCAGCGCCCCATGTCCGGCATGCAAGGGCGCACCCATTGCACAGGCTGATTGTCTACGCGGGCACCGTTTCGCCTGTCCCTGCTGGCCGGCCTGCGCCGTCGGGCACGCGCGTTGCATCGCCGCGCTTTGCGGCACTGCGTCCGTCACCTCGCGGTCCACCGTATCGAACAGGAACAAGAAGAATGAAACACCACCCCATTGCGGCCGCCGTCCTCGCGGCCTTTGCCGCGGCCGCCCATGCGCAGGAAGCGCAAGACGCGCTAGAACCCGCCACGACGTCGCACGAAAAACAGATGGGCACCGTGGTCGTCACCGGCAACCGCCCGAGCTCGCTGCCGACCCAGATCCCGACCACGATCGAGGGCATTACCGCCGCCGAGATCGCGCGCACCGTCAACGCCAGCGATGCCGAGGATGCCCTCAAGTACCTGCCCAGCCTGCTGGTACGCAAGCGCTACATCGGCGACTACAACCATGCGGTACTGTCGACGCGTGCCTCGGGCACCGGCAACAGCGCGCGTTCGGCCGTGTACGCCGACGGCATCCTGCTGTCGAACTACCTCGGCAACGGCGCCACCTTTGCGCCGCGCTGGGGCATGGTCACGCCCGCCGAGATCGAGCGCGTCGACGTGCTCTACGGACCGTTCTCTGCAGCCTATGGCGGCAACTCGGTCGGCGCCGTGGTCGACTACGTGACGCGCATGCCGCGCCGCTTCGAGGCGCACGCGAAGTTCACCCTGGCGCACCAGCCCTTCCATCTGTACAACACGAACGAACGCTTCGACGGGCGCCAGGGCGGCATCTCGCTCGGCAACCGTGGCGGCGGGTGGTCCCGGTATATCGACCTCAGCCGCAACGACAGCGAGGGCCAGCCGCAAACCTTCGTCACCCGCCTGCCGGGCGCGGGCACGCCCACGACCAGCCCCGACAGCGTGGCCGGCGCCGTGCCTGGACAGGACCGGAGTTACCGCGACTGGCTGATCCTCGGCACCGGCACCCAGTACCACACCGTGCAGGACCACCTCAAGGCCAAGCTGGCCTACGACTTGTCGCCGACGCTGCGCGCGAGCTATGTGCTCGGCATCTGGCAGAACGAATCGGAAGGGCGCCCTGAGACCTATCTGCGTAACGCTGCCGGCGCGCCGGTCTACAGCGGACCAGTCGTCATTGGCGGGCGCAGCTATACGCTCGGCCAGACCGACTTCAACGTTTCCAATGAAAACCTGCGCCACCTGATGCACGGCCTGTCGGTCAAGAGCAATACGAAGGGAGGCTTCGACTGGGTGCTCGCCGCCAGCCTCTACGACTATGACGAAGACGAATTGCGCGCCGCCAACGTCGCGCTGCCCGGTGCGCTGGGTGGCGGTGCCGGCAGGATCGTCGATGGCAGCGGCACCGGCTGGAACACGCTGTCGGCGAAAGCTGTCTGGCGCCCGCAGGGGCAGGGCGGTGCCCACATCGTCGAATTCGGCTACCAGCGCGAAGCCTATCAACTGGCCAGCATCGAACGCGCAACGCCGGACTGGGTCGCAGGCGCGCCTGCTGCGCGCAATGCGGCCTTTGGCGGGCGCACCCGCACCCAGGCGCTGTATGCCCGGGACAGCTGGCGTTTCGCCTCTGCACGGAAGGCCGTGCTCGGCCTGCGCCTGGAGCGCTGGCAGGCAAGCGACGGACGCACCGCCAACGCCAGCACCACGGTTGGCCATCCGGAGCGGCGTGCGACCCACGTGTCGCCCAAGGCAGCGCTTGCCTGGCAAACCACGCCCGACTGGGTACTGAAGGCCTCGCTTGGACGCGCGGTGCGCATGCCCACCGTCTCCGAGCTCTACCGGGGCGGTGTGAACGGCGCCGGCGTCCTGATCAACAACGATCCCAACCTGGCGCCGGAGCGCTCCTGGACCGGCGAGTTGACGGCCGAGCGCAAACTCGACGGCGGCTCGCTGCGCCTGACCGCGTTCGGCGAGCGTACTCGCGACGCCCTGTATTCGCAGACGAATGTGCTGGTCACGCCGAACGTCACCAATGTGCAGAATGTCGGGCGCATCGATACCGAAGGCGCGGAGCTGGCCCTGACGAAGGCTGACGCAGGGCTGCAGGGGCTTGACCTGAATGCCAGCCTGACCTGGACCGATTCGACGATCAAGCGCAACGACAAGTTCCCGGCCAGCGTCGCCAAGCGCCAGCCGCGCATTCCCGAGTGGCGTGCCACCGCGGTGGCCAGCTACCGCATCACCGACCGGCTGGCGC from Massilia sp. Se16.2.3 carries:
- the acs gene encoding acetate--CoA ligase — translated: MAEQETNQENHGLQENRVFPPPAAFAASAAISGMDAYDKLCQEAASDYEGFWSRLAKEHLDWHKPFTQTLDESNVPFYKWFADGQLNASYNCLDRNLQNGNADKTAIIFEADDGTVTRASYRELHERVCKFANGLKSRGIKKGDRVIIYMSMSIEGVAAMQACARIGATHSVVFGGFSAKSLQERIIDAGAVAVITADEQQRGGKALPLKAIVDEALAMGGCDTIQNVIVYQRTKGNIAWTEGRDLWLHDLVEGQPAECEPEWVDAEHPLFILYTSGSTGTPKGVQHSTGGYLLWAALTMKWTFDLKPDDVFWCTADIGWVTGHTYIAYGPLAVGGTQIVFEGIPTYPNAGRFWDTIAKHKVSIFYTAPTAIRSLIKASDVNPDVHPKNYDLSSLRLLGSVGEPINPEAWMWYYKNVGQERCPIVDTFWQTETGGHMITPLPGATPMVPGSCTLPLPGIMAAIVDESGADVPNGQGGILVVKRPWPSMIRTIWNNPERFRTSYFPEELGGKYYLAGDGAIRHKDTGNFTITGRIDDVLNVSGHRMGTMEIESALVANPNVAEAAVVGKPDDTTGEAICAFVVLKGARPTGEEAKKLAQELRNWVGKEIGPIAKPKEIRFGDNLPKTRSGKIMRRLLRVLAKGETITQDVSTLENPAILEQLKESA
- a CDS encoding TonB-dependent receptor: MKHHPIAAAVLAAFAAAAHAQEAQDALEPATTSHEKQMGTVVVTGNRPSSLPTQIPTTIEGITAAEIARTVNASDAEDALKYLPSLLVRKRYIGDYNHAVLSTRASGTGNSARSAVYADGILLSNYLGNGATFAPRWGMVTPAEIERVDVLYGPFSAAYGGNSVGAVVDYVTRMPRRFEAHAKFTLAHQPFHLYNTNERFDGRQGGISLGNRGGGWSRYIDLSRNDSEGQPQTFVTRLPGAGTPTTSPDSVAGAVPGQDRSYRDWLILGTGTQYHTVQDHLKAKLAYDLSPTLRASYVLGIWQNESEGRPETYLRNAAGAPVYSGPVVIGGRSYTLGQTDFNVSNENLRHLMHGLSVKSNTKGGFDWVLAASLYDYDEDELRAANVALPGALGGGAGRIVDGSGTGWNTLSAKAVWRPQGQGGAHIVEFGYQREAYQLASIERATPDWVAGAPAARNAAFGGRTRTQALYARDSWRFASARKAVLGLRLERWQASDGRTANASTTVGHPERRATHVSPKAALAWQTTPDWVLKASLGRAVRMPTVSELYRGGVNGAGVLINNDPNLAPERSWTGELTAERKLDGGSLRLTAFGERTRDALYSQTNVLVTPNVTNVQNVGRIDTEGAELALTKADAGLQGLDLNASLTWTDSTIKRNDKFPASVAKRQPRIPEWRATAVASYRITDRLALSLAGRYSGDQFSTLDNSDPNGFAYQGSSRYFTADVRATYRLDARWSLAVGVDNLNNYLYWNFHPYPQRTYLAELKFDL
- a CDS encoding TIGR00645 family protein translates to MSQQHPGRTPQQLTPLNRFIFASRWLQLPLYLGLILAQCVYVFHFWVELKDLIGAAMGNVDSLNHILDVVTVPGSERPKKLTETTIMLVVLGLIDVVMISNLLIMVIVGGYETFVSRMNLDGHPDQPEWLSHVNASVLKTKLAMAIVGISSIHLLKTFINAGAYETKVLVAQTVIHSVFLLSALAIAYTDRIVTSTHNQTKPH
- a CDS encoding fumarate hydratase — encoded protein: MTVIKQDDLIESVAAALQYISYYHPADYIQHLARAYEAEQSPAAKDAIAQILTNSRMCAEGKRPICQDTGIVNVFLKVGMGVRFEGFSGTVTDAVNEGVRRAYNFADNKLRASIVADPHFERKNTKDNTPAVVHMELVEGNTVDVKVAAKGGGSENKTKFVMLNPSDSLVDWVMKTVPLMGAGWCPPGMLGIGIGGSAEKAMLMAKESLMEDIDMYELKQRGPQNKLEELRIELCDKINALGIGAQGLGGLTTVLDVKINMYPTHAASKPVAMIPNCAATRHAHFVLDGSGPSYIEPPALSTWPDVQWTPDTQKSKRVDLNTLTKEEVASWTPGQTLLLNGKMLTGRDAAHKRIQDMLAKGESLPVDFTNRVIYYVGPVDPVGDEVVGPAGPTTATRMDKFTEMMLEKTGLISMIGKAERGPTAIEAIQKHKSAYLMAVGGSAYLVSKAIKSAKVVGFEDLGMEAIYEFEVADMPVTVAVDSNGTSVHNTGPKEWSARIESLKGIPVNVA
- a CDS encoding DUF2946 family protein; the encoded protein is MDRLAGDAVWRACTRPVACRRARGAPSLPAQSASALPLQPGAQSFGFPICSAAGHAAPVQAGGDDVDPGKGAFTHCPYCADHHHAPALLPQSAGGLLPLGSASHPPLFYTAPEPLFHWAAPLSRAPPFSS
- a CDS encoding lipase secretion chaperone; the protein is MRGKLLFALGAAALVAAALVVGPSVQEQPVVAAAPVAPASAARPFVRSLEGTQTDGGALVGPGETLVANEDLVELFDYYLSALGEKNLEQVRAEIERELDRRLRPPASDSAKRLLARYLDYKHALVALEADKRLVGGDVTAIRKRLVAMRQLRARYFSAEESGAMFGREDAEQADALARLEVRQDTRLTPEQKGERLAALDAALPPEVRAAREEPLKLAHLQESVDRLRAGGANDDEVFRMRAAALNPEAAARLAALDQEEAQWRGRIAAYLNARRGVQEGPALDALRNRLFTLDEQRRLPAYEEGLR
- a CDS encoding triacylglycerol lipase, whose protein sequence is MNKQIMKWIGAALLALSILPGSATAAGYTQTKYPIVLVHGFLGWDSIGPYDYWFGITDALRRDGAQVHVAQVTAANSTEVRGEQLLAYIKQVLAATGAKQVNLIGHSHGGPTVRYVASVAPQLVASVTSVGGVHKGAPMADILRGVAAPGSFSEAVLSSMVNGVAQTIAFLSGDRTKQMSVAALNSMTTSGAAAFNSRHPAGVPRSACGEGDYRVNNVYYFSWSGARSLTNVLDPLDASLGLMSLAFRGDKNDGLVGSCSSRLGHVIRDDYGMNHMDEVNQVAGLVNLFETNPKTVYRQHANRLRDMGL